One genomic segment of Pseudomonas chlororaphis subsp. aurantiaca includes these proteins:
- a CDS encoding DUF4136 domain-containing protein, which yields MKRHAGLLVLSLGLAACQSPNPYVASSNPLPPAPPQAAGTFDRSAYPAPQRDYGRYRSWAWLNGRLPNGSAWADSAQVAEAVSNALDQRGLRPRHDNRPADLWVSADLHLEKRLRQVQDDYGYGYGGYGYNRYGPGYGMYNTVPVVRTYEVEVVVVRVNLFDGGSGQPVWSASAETSSQGSLSERADALREAVEKAMAAYPPS from the coding sequence ATGAAACGCCACGCTGGTTTGCTTGTGCTTTCCCTGGGGCTGGCGGCCTGCCAGAGCCCCAACCCCTATGTCGCCAGTTCCAATCCGTTGCCACCGGCGCCCCCGCAGGCGGCCGGGACCTTCGACCGCAGCGCCTATCCGGCGCCCCAGCGCGACTATGGCCGCTATCGCAGCTGGGCCTGGCTCAACGGGCGCCTGCCCAATGGCTCGGCCTGGGCCGATTCGGCGCAGGTTGCCGAGGCGGTCAGCAACGCCCTCGACCAGCGCGGCCTGCGCCCGCGGCACGACAACCGCCCGGCGGACCTGTGGGTCAGCGCCGACCTGCACTTGGAAAAGCGCCTGCGCCAGGTGCAGGACGACTACGGCTACGGTTACGGAGGTTATGGCTACAACCGCTACGGCCCCGGCTACGGCATGTACAACACGGTGCCGGTGGTGCGTACCTACGAGGTGGAAGTCGTGGTCGTGCGGGTCAACCTGTTCGACGGCGGCAGCGGCCAGCCGGTGTGGAGCGCCAGCGCGGAAACCTCGAGCCAGGGCAGCCTGAGCGAGCGCGCCGATGCGTTGCGCGAGGCTGTGGAAAAGGCCATGGCGGCGTATCCTCCTAGTTAG
- a CDS encoding DUF4136 domain-containing protein, which translates to MFRPLALLALAALLSACAANQVNHDFDASRDFAAYRSWSFKEPALQYRPDDPRIKSDLTEQRIRQAVSDQLDQRGLRPAAAGKKADLNVQTYLIVENRQQQVTTNYGGGWGGPWNGYWGAPMYNETRNITYKVATIQIDLLDGKDGKLVWRGSDEQILSSTPKPADRSTAIRETVGRILANYPPR; encoded by the coding sequence ATGTTCCGCCCTCTTGCTTTACTGGCCCTGGCCGCGCTGCTCAGCGCCTGCGCCGCCAACCAGGTCAATCATGACTTCGACGCCAGTCGCGACTTCGCTGCCTATCGCAGCTGGAGCTTCAAGGAACCCGCCCTGCAATACCGCCCCGACGATCCGCGGATCAAGAGCGACCTGACCGAACAGCGCATCCGCCAGGCGGTCAGCGATCAACTGGACCAGCGCGGCCTGCGTCCGGCCGCGGCAGGCAAAAAGGCTGATCTCAACGTCCAGACTTACCTGATCGTCGAGAACCGCCAGCAGCAGGTCACCACCAATTACGGCGGTGGCTGGGGTGGCCCGTGGAACGGCTACTGGGGCGCACCGATGTACAACGAAACCCGCAACATCACCTACAAGGTCGCCACCATCCAGATCGACCTGCTCGATGGCAAGGACGGCAAGCTGGTGTGGCGCGGCAGCGACGAGCAGATACTCAGCAGCACGCCCAAACCCGCCGATCGCAGCACGGCGATCAGGGAGACCGTCGGCCGGATCCTGGCGAACTATCCGCCCAGGTAA
- a CDS encoding methyltransferase yields MSDRHFDQLATRFAEKIYGGAKGAIRLAVLQADLAEALPDRPLRVLDIGAGLGHMSLWLAQRGHQVTLAEPAEPMLEGARQRFAEAGQQATFIQAPWQDLLGQLTEPYDLVLCHAVLEWLAEPHAILPVLHQLITQDGWLSLAFYNRDALIYRNLLKGHFRKMRKNDMAGEKQSLTPQQPLDPRELVAQLDGLWRVETQSGVRVFHDYMPVEFQARAELLDLLEMELAYRRHPSFAGLGRYLHWICRPV; encoded by the coding sequence ATGAGCGACCGTCATTTCGACCAGCTGGCGACCCGTTTCGCGGAAAAAATCTACGGCGGCGCCAAGGGCGCGATCCGCCTGGCGGTGCTCCAGGCCGACCTGGCCGAAGCCTTGCCGGACCGGCCGCTGCGAGTGCTGGATATCGGCGCCGGGCTGGGGCACATGTCGTTGTGGCTGGCCCAGCGGGGCCACCAGGTGACCCTGGCCGAGCCGGCCGAACCGATGCTCGAAGGCGCCCGCCAGCGCTTCGCCGAGGCCGGCCAGCAGGCGACCTTTATCCAGGCGCCCTGGCAGGACCTGCTGGGCCAGCTCACCGAACCCTATGACCTGGTGCTGTGCCACGCGGTGCTGGAATGGCTGGCTGAACCCCACGCGATCCTGCCGGTGCTGCATCAACTGATCACTCAGGACGGCTGGCTGTCGCTGGCGTTCTACAACCGCGATGCGCTGATCTATCGCAACCTGCTCAAGGGCCACTTTCGCAAGATGCGCAAGAACGACATGGCCGGCGAGAAGCAGAGCCTGACCCCGCAACAGCCCCTCGATCCACGGGAGCTGGTGGCGCAACTCGACGGCTTGTGGCGGGTCGAAACCCAGAGCGGGGTACGGGTTTTCCATGACTACATGCCAGTGGAATTCCAGGCCCGCGCCGAGTTGCTGGATCTGTTGGAAATGGAATTGGCCTATCGTCGTCACCCAAGCTTTGCCGGGCTTGGGCGTTACCTGCACTGGATTTGCCGTCCGGTCTGA
- a CDS encoding TadG family pilus assembly protein — translation MFPRTQFSGPARQRGAIGLIGALALGTAVLCTLVVVDSGRLYLDQRELQRVADNAALEAVARGGNCLAGSSADRYAKESAARNGFAVGDGRPLTATCGSLQTGADNLRTFSPNASQASAIRVVVSEAVPTSIALGITNLFSDNPVSATTSLSATAVAAQPKPPLAQLTIRSTLVDLNLLNGALGGLAGSAINVSLLGWQGLVDTDISLLSYLNQLAIDLNVSAGNYSELLDVDTDITQLLQTAISVAQRNGATLEVLTALGSIKAAAINTVPVKLGDLLKLQTGTADAGLDANVQLLSLVEAFLQLASSQSAAAVELPVDVLGLAGVTTRVKIVSPPEFAIGNPELAAADPLGPNRIYVRTAQVRALLSVDLSLINTVLQAVNALLSPVVVTLNTVLSLNLSCVSGGPCVKTDLLILPDGANLDISLEVAAGDSHVTGYTCVSDSDNSLSVDTTTSAVKLKVGRVDASNWASSTAQVSVSPLPLVDIGARTCQGLSGPCGARTPFAGGGSELMIDVPGADTWIAGTHEPNFTFVNPPKMKQELADDDWHSVTAANVVSSLRASLTGISLIQHPPTIGNLLGVVLNTLLSALNGVVGLLATAIGALLGPLLDPLLNNVLAVLGIDLGKVEVGANLSCGQTGRAYLVI, via the coding sequence ATGTTTCCCCGCACACAGTTTTCCGGACCGGCTCGGCAGCGTGGCGCTATTGGTCTGATAGGGGCGCTGGCCTTGGGCACGGCGGTATTGTGCACGCTGGTGGTGGTCGACAGCGGGCGCCTGTACCTGGATCAGCGCGAGTTGCAACGGGTGGCCGATAACGCTGCGCTGGAGGCAGTGGCGCGGGGCGGCAATTGCCTGGCGGGGAGCAGCGCGGATAGGTATGCGAAAGAAAGCGCGGCGCGCAACGGCTTTGCGGTGGGAGACGGCAGACCGCTGACCGCCACCTGCGGCTCGCTGCAGACCGGTGCCGACAACCTGCGCACCTTCAGCCCCAATGCCAGCCAGGCCAGCGCCATCCGGGTGGTGGTCAGTGAAGCGGTGCCCACCAGCATCGCCCTCGGCATAACCAATCTGTTTTCCGACAATCCCGTCAGCGCCACGACTTCATTGAGTGCCACGGCGGTGGCGGCTCAGCCCAAGCCGCCGCTGGCGCAATTGACGATTCGCAGCACATTGGTCGATCTCAATCTGTTGAACGGGGCCCTCGGTGGCCTGGCGGGTAGCGCGATCAATGTCAGCCTGCTCGGTTGGCAAGGCCTGGTCGATACCGACATCAGCCTGCTGAGTTACCTGAATCAGCTGGCCATCGACCTGAATGTGAGCGCCGGAAATTACAGTGAACTGCTCGACGTCGATACCGACATTACCCAACTGCTCCAGACCGCCATCAGCGTGGCCCAGAGAAATGGCGCCACCCTCGAGGTGCTGACAGCCCTGGGCAGCATCAAGGCCGCTGCGATCAATACGGTCCCGGTGAAACTGGGTGACCTGTTGAAGTTGCAGACCGGCACCGCGGACGCCGGGCTGGATGCCAACGTTCAGTTGCTGAGTCTGGTCGAGGCCTTCCTGCAACTGGCCAGCAGCCAGAGCGCCGCGGCCGTCGAGCTGCCGGTGGATGTATTGGGGCTGGCGGGCGTCACCACCCGGGTCAAGATCGTCTCACCTCCCGAGTTCGCCATCGGCAACCCGGAACTGGCCGCCGCCGACCCGCTGGGGCCCAATCGCATTTATGTGCGTACTGCCCAGGTGCGTGCGTTGCTGAGCGTGGATCTCTCGCTGATAAACACCGTGTTGCAGGCGGTGAATGCCTTGCTGTCGCCGGTGGTGGTCACGCTCAATACGGTGCTTAGCCTCAATCTCAGTTGTGTGTCCGGTGGCCCCTGCGTAAAGACCGACCTGCTGATCCTGCCGGACGGCGCGAACCTGGATATCAGCCTTGAGGTGGCGGCCGGCGACAGCCATGTCACTGGCTATACCTGCGTCAGCGACAGCGACAACAGCCTTTCCGTCGACACCACTACCTCCGCGGTCAAGCTCAAGGTCGGGCGGGTGGACGCGAGCAACTGGGCGTCTTCGACCGCTCAGGTCAGCGTGAGCCCGTTGCCGCTGGTGGATATCGGCGCGAGGACCTGCCAGGGGCTGTCTGGTCCTTGTGGGGCACGTACCCCGTTTGCCGGCGGCGGCAGCGAGTTGATGATCGACGTGCCGGGTGCTGACACGTGGATCGCCGGCACCCACGAGCCGAATTTCACCTTCGTCAATCCACCGAAAATGAAGCAGGAGCTGGCGGACGACGATTGGCACAGCGTGACGGCGGCCAATGTGGTCAGCAGCCTGCGTGCGTCGCTGACCGGCATCTCGCTGATTCAGCATCCTCCCACCATCGGCAACCTGCTTGGCGTAGTGCTCAATACCTTGCTGTCGGCGTTGAACGGCGTGGTCGGCCTGCTGGCCACGGCTATCGGCGCCTTGCTCGGTCCGTTGCTGGACCCGCTGCTGAACAATGTCCTGGCGGTATTGGGCATCGATCTGGGTAAGGTGGAGGTGGGCGCCAACCTCAGTTGCGGACAGACCGGCCGGGCTTACCTGGTGATCTGA
- the pbpC gene encoding peptidoglycan glycosyltransferase PbpC (penicillin-binding protein 1C): MWAGLWLADRNWPLPLPKDDLARVVLAEDGTPLWRFADANGVWRYPVRTDEVSPYYLDALLTYEDRWFYSHPGVNPMALARAAWQNLTGGRVLSGGSTLSMQVARLLDPHSRTWHGKLRQLWRTAQLEWHLSKQQILTLYLNRAPFGGTLQGVAAASWAYLGKSPQHLTHAEAALLAVLPQAPSRLRPDRHAARAQAARDKVLQRLAQFQVWPQSAVDEALQEPLLLAPRLEPSLAPLLARRLNRPDSPPLIRTTLDANLQRRLEDLLLGWRARLPEHTSAAILVVEAQSMAVRAYLGSVDINDARRFGHVDMISAMRSPGSTLKPFLYGMALDAGLIHSESLLQDVPRRYGDYRPGNFSMGFSGAVSASTALATSLNLPAVQLLEAYGPKRFAAEMRIGGMPLTLPALAEPNLALILGGAGSRLEDLVSGYSAFARGGKSASLRLQPDDVLRERPLLSPGSAWIVRRILSGQARPDRDPRAELVQRPVLAWKTGTSYGFRDAWAIGVGPRYLIGIWIGRPDGTPVPGQFGLASAAPLMLQVHDVLINRDSQRGISAPVQPVPMNVGVAAICWPLGQPMSRSDPNCRRQRFAWTLDGTTPPTLQAADQPLGVGLLEKVWVNAKGLRVDAKCPGAQARDIALWPAPLEPWLPRIERREARLPANDPDCPGPALAAAAPLSIVGVREGDRLRRPAASQELLRLKLSALGGSGRRWWFVNGEPLGESANQDSINASFERLGPYQLSVLDEGGQTARVEFSVID, from the coding sequence ATGTGGGCCGGGCTCTGGCTGGCCGACCGCAACTGGCCGCTGCCGCTGCCCAAGGATGACCTGGCGCGGGTGGTGCTGGCCGAGGATGGCACGCCACTGTGGCGCTTCGCCGATGCCAATGGCGTCTGGCGTTATCCGGTGCGCACCGACGAAGTCTCGCCCTATTACCTGGACGCGCTGCTGACCTACGAAGACCGCTGGTTCTACAGCCATCCCGGGGTCAACCCGATGGCGCTGGCGCGTGCTGCCTGGCAGAACCTCACGGGCGGGCGGGTGTTGTCCGGCGGCAGCACCCTGTCGATGCAGGTGGCGCGCCTGCTCGATCCGCACTCGCGGACCTGGCACGGAAAGCTGCGCCAGCTGTGGCGCACCGCGCAGCTGGAATGGCACCTGAGCAAGCAGCAGATCCTCACGCTCTACCTCAACCGCGCGCCGTTCGGCGGCACCCTGCAGGGGGTGGCCGCGGCCAGCTGGGCTTACCTGGGCAAGTCGCCGCAACACCTGACCCACGCCGAAGCCGCGCTGCTGGCGGTGCTGCCCCAGGCGCCGAGCCGGCTGCGCCCGGACCGGCATGCCGCGCGGGCACAGGCGGCCCGGGACAAGGTGTTGCAGCGCCTGGCGCAGTTCCAGGTCTGGCCGCAGTCGGCGGTGGACGAAGCCTTGCAGGAACCCCTGTTGCTGGCGCCGCGACTGGAGCCGAGCCTGGCGCCCTTGCTCGCGCGCCGGCTGAACCGTCCGGACAGCCCGCCGCTGATCCGCACCACCCTGGACGCCAACCTGCAACGCCGCCTGGAAGACCTGCTGCTGGGCTGGCGCGCGCGTCTGCCGGAGCACACCTCGGCGGCAATCCTGGTGGTCGAGGCGCAGAGCATGGCCGTGCGCGCCTACCTGGGTTCGGTGGATATCAACGACGCGCGGCGCTTCGGCCATGTGGACATGATCAGCGCCATGCGCTCGCCGGGTTCGACCCTCAAGCCCTTCCTTTATGGCATGGCGCTGGATGCCGGGTTGATCCATTCCGAATCGCTGCTGCAAGACGTGCCCCGGCGTTATGGCGACTACCGGCCGGGCAACTTTTCCATGGGCTTCAGCGGCGCGGTGTCGGCCAGCACCGCCCTGGCCACCTCGCTGAACCTGCCGGCGGTGCAACTGCTGGAAGCCTACGGACCGAAACGGTTTGCCGCCGAAATGCGCATCGGCGGCATGCCCCTGACTCTGCCGGCGCTGGCGGAACCGAACCTGGCGCTGATTCTCGGCGGCGCCGGCAGCCGCCTGGAGGACCTGGTCAGCGGCTACAGTGCCTTCGCCCGTGGCGGCAAGAGCGCCAGCCTCCGACTGCAACCGGACGATGTGTTGCGCGAGCGGCCCTTGCTGTCCCCCGGTTCGGCGTGGATCGTGCGGCGCATTCTCAGCGGCCAGGCGCGTCCGGATCGCGATCCGCGGGCCGAGCTGGTGCAGCGCCCGGTGCTGGCCTGGAAGACCGGCACCAGCTACGGCTTTCGCGATGCCTGGGCGATCGGTGTCGGGCCGCGTTACCTGATCGGCATCTGGATTGGCCGCCCGGACGGCACCCCGGTACCGGGCCAGTTCGGCCTGGCTTCGGCTGCGCCGTTGATGCTGCAAGTGCACGATGTGCTGATCAACCGCGACAGCCAGCGCGGCATCAGCGCGCCGGTACAGCCGGTGCCGATGAATGTCGGAGTGGCGGCGATCTGCTGGCCGCTGGGCCAGCCCATGAGCCGCAGCGATCCGAACTGCCGCCGCCAGCGTTTCGCCTGGACCCTGGACGGCACCACGCCGCCGACCTTGCAGGCGGCGGATCAACCCTTGGGCGTCGGCCTGCTGGAGAAAGTCTGGGTCAATGCCAAGGGCCTGCGGGTCGACGCCAAGTGCCCAGGGGCGCAGGCGCGGGATATCGCGCTGTGGCCGGCGCCGCTGGAGCCTTGGTTGCCGCGCATCGAACGGCGTGAAGCGCGCCTGCCGGCCAACGACCCGGATTGCCCGGGGCCGGCCCTGGCGGCAGCCGCGCCCTTGTCCATCGTCGGCGTGCGCGAGGGCGATCGGCTGCGCCGTCCGGCGGCCAGCCAGGAACTGCTGCGGCTCAAGCTGTCGGCCCTGGGTGGCAGCGGCCGGCGCTGGTGGTTCGTCAACGGCGAGCCGCTGGGCGAGAGTGCCAACCAGGACAGCATCAACGCCAGCTTCGAACGGTTGGGGCCTTATCAACTGAGCGTGCTGGACGAAGGCGGACAGACGGCGCGGGTCGAGTTCAGCGTTATCGATTGA
- a CDS encoding MazG-like family protein has product MNLDELTQRLHAIRDRNDWRQFHSPKNLAMAASVEMAELVEIFQWLSEDQSRQLPADKLAHAGQEVGDIVLYLLLLCSELGLDLEQVVRSKLADSERRFS; this is encoded by the coding sequence ATGAACCTAGACGAACTGACCCAACGCCTGCACGCCATTCGCGACCGCAATGACTGGCGGCAATTTCACAGCCCGAAGAACCTTGCCATGGCCGCCAGCGTGGAGATGGCCGAGCTGGTGGAAATCTTCCAGTGGCTGAGCGAAGACCAGTCGCGGCAGCTGCCGGCCGACAAGCTGGCCCACGCCGGCCAGGAAGTCGGTGACATCGTGCTGTACCTGTTGCTGCTGTGCAGCGAACTGGGCCTGGACCTGGAGCAGGTGGTGCGCAGCAAGCTGGCCGACAGCGAACGGCGGTTCAGCTGA